One genomic region from Eptesicus fuscus isolate TK198812 chromosome 4, DD_ASM_mEF_20220401, whole genome shotgun sequence encodes:
- the SNN gene encoding stannin has product MSIMDHSPTTGVVTVIVILIAIAALGALILGCWCYLRLQRISQSEDEESIVGDGDTKEPFLLVQYSAKGPCVERKAKLTPNGPEVHG; this is encoded by the coding sequence ATGTCTATTATGGATCACAGCCCCACCACGGGTGTGGTCACAGTCATCGTCATCCTCATCGCCATCGCTGCCCTGGGGGCCTTGATCCTGGGCTGCTGGTGCTACCTGCGGCTGCAGCGCATCAGCCAGTCAGAGGACGAGGAGAGCATCGTGGGGGATGGCGACACCAAGGAGCCCTTCCTGCTGGTGCAGTACTCAGCCAAGGGACCGTGTGTGGAGAGGAAGGCCAAGCTGACCCCCAACGGCCCCGAAGTGCACGGCTGA